From one Eriocheir sinensis breed Jianghai 21 chromosome 58, ASM2467909v1, whole genome shotgun sequence genomic stretch:
- the LOC126985140 gene encoding PXMP2/4 family protein 4-like isoform X3 yields the protein MATILKTLKKVGEQYPIFRGMATYSVLWPTSNLVQQSMDETRNKYDPVECLRYLVLGTFVTAPTVYAWVKLASKIVRGTTLKHALLKAGLEQILFAPVGQTQFYLGITLLEGRPFTECVQEWKQKLIPTWKVAICFWPLVQTVNFAYVPERNRVVVVSMASFMWTVFLSYMHHVDQDSLPPFLQRKKTTATGVQNSDR from the exons ATGGCCACGATACTAAAAACACTCAAGAAAGTTGGAGAACAATACCCAATATTTCGTGGAATGGCCACCTACTCTGTGCTGTGGCCCACCTCAAATCTAGTCCAACAATCCATGGATGAGACTCGAAATAAATATGACCCAGTGGAATGCTTAAGATACTTGGTGCTTGGAACGTTTGTCACTGCTCCAACAGTCTATGCGTGGGTGAAGCTTGCTAGCAAAATTGTCAGAGGCACCACTTTGAAGCATGCTCTTCTCAAG GCTGGGCTGGAGCAAATTTTGTTTGCACCAGTGGGTCAGACACAATTCTACCTAGGCATCACTCTGTTGGAGGGGCGCCCATTTACTGAGTGTGTGCAGGAGTGGAAGCAAAAACTCATACCCACATGGAAG GTTGCCATTTGCTTTTGGCCTTTGGTGCAAACGGTCAACTTTGCTTATGTACCTGAGAGGAaccgagtggtggtggtgtctatGGCATCCTTCATGTGGACTGTTTTCCTCTCCTATATGCACCATGTTGACCAAGATTCACTACCTCCATTCTTACAAAGAAAGAAGACCACTGCTACAGGAGTACAAAATAGTGATAGATAA